Proteins from a genomic interval of Bdellovibrionales bacterium:
- a CDS encoding DUF4080 domain-containing protein produces the protein MTIPILLCAVNATYQYPSFGLRYLWANMGDLNSQTGLREFTLKQDPDLIVEEILACSPKIVGIGAYIWNIERVEYIAEKIKEYSPEIHLVVGGPEVSHELEGQKICEWADVVIQGEADLLFSQHCRNVFSGSWKSASKPQVITGPLPELAELCLPYHLYTEEDLKFRHVCVEVSRGCPFKCQYCLSSLDKSVRHFDVEKFLAEMETLFLRGARQFKFIDRTFNLSPDLCDRVLRFFLERIDQDLFLHFEMVPDRLPPKVREIISQFPKGALQFEIGLQTLNEEVAKRISRFNIWEKVVDNFNFLTQQTQVHIHADLILGLPGETLESFANGFDRLFSLRPDEIQLGILKRLKGTPIVQHSRSWKMTYSKSPPFQILETSVLGPEQVRKMERFSKYWDRVHNSGDFRRSIKWLSASENSDSPPSVFWEFWKWVEYVDDIFPSPYGVSLLDLTRAFFDYLTQIRGFDFIEVRKDLAKDYSSGGRREIPSFLRDAALFASKRPVAQRRVSLKKRQMKRKENE, from the coding sequence GTGACAATTCCAATTCTTTTGTGTGCAGTGAATGCCACGTATCAATATCCCTCTTTCGGTCTCCGTTATCTGTGGGCCAATATGGGCGACCTGAATTCTCAGACCGGACTCAGAGAGTTTACGTTGAAACAGGATCCGGATCTCATAGTTGAAGAGATCTTGGCATGTAGCCCCAAGATTGTGGGAATTGGCGCTTATATTTGGAACATCGAACGGGTGGAGTATATCGCAGAAAAAATAAAGGAGTATTCACCAGAAATTCACTTGGTTGTTGGCGGACCGGAAGTCAGTCATGAACTCGAGGGACAAAAAATCTGTGAGTGGGCAGATGTGGTGATACAGGGCGAGGCAGATCTCCTCTTTTCTCAACACTGTCGAAATGTTTTTTCTGGCTCTTGGAAGTCAGCTTCAAAGCCACAGGTCATCACGGGGCCCTTGCCGGAATTGGCAGAACTCTGCTTGCCTTATCACCTTTATACTGAAGAGGATCTGAAGTTTCGCCACGTTTGTGTCGAGGTTTCGCGCGGATGTCCGTTTAAGTGCCAATACTGTCTTTCGTCTCTTGATAAGAGCGTTCGTCATTTTGACGTCGAGAAGTTTCTGGCTGAGATGGAAACGCTCTTTTTGCGGGGTGCTCGGCAATTCAAGTTTATTGATAGGACGTTTAATCTTTCTCCGGACCTTTGCGATCGTGTGCTTAGGTTTTTTCTCGAGAGGATCGATCAAGATCTTTTTTTGCATTTCGAGATGGTTCCTGATCGTCTCCCCCCTAAAGTTCGAGAGATCATTTCTCAGTTTCCGAAAGGAGCCCTCCAATTTGAGATAGGCCTGCAAACTTTGAATGAAGAAGTAGCAAAAAGAATCAGTCGGTTTAATATTTGGGAAAAGGTGGTAGATAACTTTAATTTTTTGACTCAACAAACTCAGGTACATATTCATGCCGATTTGATCCTTGGACTTCCAGGTGAAACTCTCGAATCATTTGCGAATGGATTTGATCGTTTATTTTCTTTGCGTCCAGACGAAATCCAGTTGGGTATTTTAAAACGTTTGAAAGGGACACCCATTGTTCAGCACAGTCGATCGTGGAAGATGACCTATTCAAAAAGCCCTCCCTTTCAGATACTGGAGACGAGTGTGCTGGGGCCGGAGCAAGTAAGAAAAATGGAGCGATTTTCCAAATATTGGGATCGAGTACATAATAGCGGAGACTTTAGACGTTCGATCAAATGGCTGAGTGCTAGCGAGAATTCAGACTCTCCGCCTTCGGTCTTTTGGGAGTTTTGGAAATGGGTTGAATACGTCGACGATATTTTTCCCTCTCCTTACGGAGTATCTCTCCTTGATCTGACCAGAGCTTTTTTTGACTATCTCACGCAGATAAGAGGGTTTGATTTCATCGAAGTTCGAAAGGATTTAGCCAAAGACTACTCCTCCGGAGGGAGGCGAGAAATTCCTTCATTTTTGAGGGACGCGGCTTTATTTGCTTCTAAACGTCCAGTCGCCCAACGGAGAGTGTCGCTCAAGAAGAGACAAATGAAACGGAAGGAAAATGAGTAG
- a CDS encoding OmpA family protein → MSSNPTKFSFAGCLAVLGFGLIVSSTATANVVGVDTQNFNPITDGLDFVTVHSSKTLDPGVVNFGFFLNYAVNSLPNYEDISNQSRTDIVDTLFSSDLNFGVGLTRIWDAGFSLPQVHRQTVDSEIFRGQFETAGITELRFNTKVRVLGDSEAGGMAMAASMNLNRIEDNPFSGQNPNPTFNYELIWDKSAGEASYSLNVGYRLRSPGDPIPGVPVQPFGNQYIASGAISYLMSSWDTKLIAEIFSSFPAQSDEFTSDRDLSSMELLVGMKIDLSHTLAFHAGGGTEISHGTGSPDWRIYSGLNWNIEPFSSGSKRGGSIVRSENDRVVEVSADDEDPFEGDPSASKETFIGRGVLFAFNSDEASEDLIKILTPMVEYLKRPPGFKQLIIEGHTDSVGGAPYNLELSKRRAARVKKSLVSLGLPSAKIKSSGFGEEKPIAPNTNYQGRSRNRRVEFKVYR, encoded by the coding sequence ATGAGTTCGAATCCTACAAAATTTAGCTTTGCTGGATGCTTGGCTGTGCTGGGATTTGGTCTGATTGTTTCGTCAACAGCCACAGCCAACGTCGTGGGCGTGGACACTCAAAATTTCAACCCCATCACAGATGGGCTAGACTTTGTCACTGTCCATTCGTCAAAGACTCTTGACCCAGGAGTGGTTAATTTTGGATTTTTTCTCAACTATGCCGTGAACAGTCTCCCCAATTATGAAGATATCTCCAATCAAAGTCGAACCGATATCGTGGATACACTTTTTTCATCCGATTTGAATTTTGGAGTCGGTTTGACTCGAATTTGGGATGCTGGATTTAGTTTACCTCAAGTTCATCGGCAAACGGTGGATAGCGAAATCTTCCGGGGACAGTTTGAGACGGCGGGAATTACAGAGTTGAGGTTTAACACGAAAGTGAGGGTCTTAGGAGATTCTGAGGCCGGAGGAATGGCGATGGCCGCCTCGATGAATTTGAATCGCATAGAAGACAACCCATTCTCTGGACAAAATCCAAATCCCACATTTAACTATGAACTTATTTGGGATAAAAGCGCTGGCGAGGCGAGCTACAGTTTGAATGTGGGATATCGCTTGCGAAGCCCGGGCGATCCTATTCCTGGGGTGCCTGTGCAGCCTTTCGGGAATCAATATATTGCGTCAGGTGCCATCAGTTACTTAATGTCTAGTTGGGATACCAAACTGATCGCAGAGATTTTTTCTAGCTTTCCGGCTCAATCTGATGAATTCACGAGCGACCGAGATCTTTCTTCGATGGAACTCTTGGTTGGAATGAAAATAGACCTTTCACATACATTGGCTTTTCATGCAGGTGGAGGAACGGAGATCAGTCACGGGACAGGTTCTCCCGATTGGCGCATCTACTCGGGACTCAATTGGAATATCGAACCGTTTTCTTCTGGATCTAAAAGAGGAGGATCAATTGTGCGATCAGAAAATGATAGGGTTGTGGAGGTGTCGGCCGATGACGAAGATCCGTTTGAAGGGGATCCTTCAGCATCAAAGGAGACTTTTATCGGACGAGGGGTTTTGTTTGCGTTTAATTCCGATGAGGCGAGCGAGGACTTAATAAAAATATTAACTCCCATGGTTGAATATCTCAAACGCCCTCCGGGGTTTAAACAGTTGATTATCGAGGGTCACACTGACTCTGTGGGAGGAGCTCCCTATAATCTTGAGCTGAGTAAGAGGCGCGCAGCGAGAGTGAAAAAGTCCCTCGTAAGTCTCGGTTTGCCTTCGGCGAAAATAAAATCCTCAGGATTCGGTGAGGAAAAGCCAATTGCTCCCAATACAAACTATCAGGGGCGATCTCGCAACCGGCGAGTTGAATTTAAAGTCTATCGGTAG
- a CDS encoding SRPBCC family protein: MAGAETTELFDCTPAQFFAIISDYPNYNKFLSEVTKCEVVETDGNRKLVEFHVYMIKNFSYRLWITEDPKKGISWTFDSGDLFKESNGFWKIEEASGKTRATYGVEAKFKLFVPGPIAKALVNVNLPNMMSSYKKRVSELYGK; the protein is encoded by the coding sequence ATGGCTGGCGCTGAAACAACAGAGCTTTTTGATTGTACTCCGGCTCAATTTTTTGCAATCATCTCAGACTATCCCAATTACAATAAATTTCTTTCAGAGGTCACCAAGTGTGAGGTTGTCGAAACTGATGGGAATCGAAAATTGGTTGAATTTCATGTTTATATGATCAAGAACTTCTCCTATCGGCTATGGATTACCGAAGATCCTAAGAAGGGGATCAGTTGGACTTTCGATTCAGGTGATCTATTTAAGGAATCAAATGGCTTCTGGAAAATTGAGGAGGCTTCTGGTAAGACCCGGGCGACCTACGGCGTTGAGGCTAAGTTTAAGTTGTTTGTTCCGGGGCCAATCGCAAAAGCACTGGTCAATGTCAATCTTCCGAATATGATGAGTTCATATAAAAAGCGAGTGAGTGAGCTATATGGCAAATAA
- the glpX gene encoding class II fructose-bisphosphatase, whose protein sequence is MDRNLALEFVRITEFAALASARFMGRGNEMEADQAAVDSMRRGFDSVNINGTVVIGEGERDEAPMLFIGEKVGRNTPESPKVDIALDPLEGTTICAKGGVGAISVIAIAERGNFLHAPDTYMDKLACGPQARGSIDLNLSPTENIERVARALSKNIEDMTVVILDRPRHEQLISEVRKTGARIRLIGDGDVSAGIAVCWPDSGIDLLMGVGGAPEGVITAAALKCMGGDFQGRLQFRNEEEKKRAFRMGIKDLHRAYGRDELAQGDVMLCATGVTDGPLLKGVRYYSNKKASTHSIVMRSATGTTRRIEADHDFSIKPLW, encoded by the coding sequence ATGGATAGAAACCTGGCCCTTGAGTTTGTGAGGATCACTGAATTTGCGGCTCTCGCTTCGGCCCGATTCATGGGACGAGGCAATGAAATGGAAGCGGACCAGGCCGCAGTAGACTCAATGCGTCGTGGATTCGATTCAGTCAATATCAATGGCACAGTTGTGATTGGTGAAGGGGAGAGAGATGAGGCCCCCATGCTTTTTATCGGAGAGAAGGTTGGCCGCAACACTCCTGAATCGCCAAAAGTTGACATTGCTCTTGACCCTTTGGAAGGGACCACGATTTGTGCGAAGGGTGGGGTTGGAGCGATTTCTGTGATTGCGATTGCGGAAAGAGGAAATTTTTTGCACGCGCCGGACACGTATATGGACAAGCTCGCCTGTGGTCCACAGGCTCGAGGCTCCATTGATTTGAATTTGTCTCCGACCGAAAATATTGAGCGGGTCGCTCGGGCTTTAAGCAAAAACATTGAAGATATGACCGTTGTGATTTTGGATCGTCCGCGTCATGAGCAATTGATCAGCGAGGTTCGCAAGACGGGTGCGCGCATTCGTCTCATAGGAGACGGAGACGTGTCTGCCGGAATTGCCGTTTGTTGGCCGGACTCAGGCATTGATTTGTTGATGGGAGTGGGTGGAGCGCCTGAAGGTGTTATCACAGCTGCGGCCCTTAAATGTATGGGTGGCGACTTTCAGGGACGTCTGCAATTTCGTAACGAAGAGGAGAAAAAGAGAGCTTTTCGAATGGGAATCAAGGATCTTCATCGTGCCTATGGTCGCGATGAATTGGCGCAAGGCGATGTTATGTTGTGTGCGACAGGGGTGACCGATGGCCCCCTGCTTAAAGGAGTGCGCTACTACTCTAATAAGAAAGCCTCGACACATTCAATTGTGATGAGATCGGCAACGGGAACAACCCGGAGGATCGAAGCTGATCATGATTTTAGCATCAAACCTCTTTGGTAG
- the pgsA gene encoding CDP-diacylglycerol--glycerol-3-phosphate 3-phosphatidyltransferase, which produces MNSQHDWKKSLPMWATYTRIGFTPLIVLSLYLDRPWKGWAAAFIFFVGSLTDWLDGYWARKYQAESAMGKFMDPIADKILVLGALIMLLNVHRVDPLMVILLLSRDIFIGGLRSVAAANRVIISAKPFGKGKTAIQMVGIPLLLIDNSPFDLPTQQVGYWLLWTSVILSFGSGLQYTFGYYRGRSASLSTKSPHHNVDKQNNPT; this is translated from the coding sequence ATGAATTCGCAGCATGACTGGAAAAAGTCGCTCCCTATGTGGGCAACGTACACAAGAATTGGTTTTACCCCCCTTATTGTGCTGAGCCTTTATCTGGATCGGCCTTGGAAGGGCTGGGCCGCCGCTTTTATTTTTTTTGTTGGTTCTCTGACAGACTGGTTGGACGGATATTGGGCGCGCAAATATCAGGCAGAAAGCGCGATGGGAAAATTTATGGACCCCATCGCAGATAAAATTCTTGTTCTTGGCGCCCTCATCATGCTTCTCAACGTCCACCGAGTTGACCCACTGATGGTCATCCTCCTCTTGTCCCGTGACATTTTCATCGGCGGACTTCGCTCTGTCGCAGCGGCCAATCGTGTGATCATCTCGGCAAAGCCCTTTGGCAAGGGAAAAACGGCCATACAGATGGTAGGAATTCCTCTGCTCCTCATTGACAATTCCCCCTTTGACCTTCCGACTCAGCAGGTCGGTTATTGGCTTCTTTGGACGAGCGTTATTCTGAGTTTTGGATCGGGACTCCAGTACACTTTTGGATACTATCGAGGACGCAGTGCCTCCTTATCGACAAAGTCCCCTCACCATAACGTAGACAAGCAAAACAATCCCACATAG